One region of Camelus bactrianus isolate YW-2024 breed Bactrian camel chromosome 22, ASM4877302v1, whole genome shotgun sequence genomic DNA includes:
- the S1PR5 gene encoding sphingosine 1-phosphate receptor 5 → MEPGLLRPAPVSEVIVLHYNYTGKLRGARYQPGAGLRADAVVCLAVCAFIVLENLAVLVVLGRHPRFHAPMFLLLGSLTLSDLLAGAAYAANILLSGPLTLRLSPALWFAREGGVFVALAASVLSLLAIALERLLTMERRGPAPAARRGRTLALAAAAWGVSLLLGLLPALGWNCLGRLDACSTVLPLYAKAYVLFCVLAFVGILAAICALYGRIYCLVRSKAQRLRARPGAGEGASTPARRTPRSLALLRTLSVVLLAFVACWGPLFLLLLLDVACPARACPVLLQADPFLGLAMANSLLNPIIYTFTNRDLRQALLNLICCSCLPCGRGSGSGASQRSGSGPEASGGLHRWLPPGLGGSSSRSERSSPQQDGLDTSGSTGSPGAPTAAQTLVPLPAAD, encoded by the coding sequence ATGGAGCCGGGGTTGCTGCGGCCAGCACCGGTGAGCGAGGTCATCGTCTTGCATTACAACTATACTGGCAAGCTCCGCGGTGCGCGCTACCAGCCTGGCGCTGGGCTGCGCGCCGACGCCGTCGTGTGCCTGGCCGTGTGCGCGTTCATCGTGCTCGAGAACTTGGCCGTGCTGGTTGTGCTCGGACGCCACCCGCGATTCCATGCGCCTATGTTCCTGCTCCTGGGCAGCCTCACGCTGTCTGACCTGCTGGCGGGAGCCGCCTATGCGGCCAACATCCTGCTATCGGGACCGCTCACGCTGCGCCTGTCGCCCGCGCTTTGGTTCGCGCGAGAGGGCGGCGTCTTCGTGGCGCTGGCCGCATCCGTGCTGAGTCTCCTGGCCATCGCCCTCGAGCGCCTCCTCACCATGGAGCGCCGGGGACCCGCGCCCGCCGCGCGTCGAGGGCGCACGCTGGCGCTGGCGGCCGCCGCCTGGGGCGTGTCGCTGCTCCTCGGGCTACTGCCTGCTCTTGGCTGGAATTGTCTGGGCCGTCTGGACGCCTGCTCCACTGTCCTGCCGCTCTACGCCAAGGCCTACGTCCTCTTCTGCGTACTCGCCTTCGTTGGCATCCTGGCTGCCATCTGTGCACTCTACGGACGCATCTACTGCCTAGTCCGCTCTAAAGCGCAGCGCCTACGCGCGCGCCCCGGGGCTGGCGAGGGCGCCTCGACCCCCGCACGCCGCACACCGCGCTCCTTAGCGCTGTTGCGCACGCTCAGCGTGGTGCTCCTGGCCTTCGTGGCGTGTTGGGGCCCCCTCTTCCTGCTACTCTTGCTGGATGTGGCGTGCCCGGCGCGGGCCTGCCCCGTGCTCCTGCAGGCGGACCCCTTCCTGGGCCTTGCCATGGCGAACTCGCTTCTGAACCCCATCATCTACACGTTCACCAACCGCGACCTGCGTCAGGCGCTCCTCAACCTCATCTGTTGCAGCTGTCTCCCCTGTGGCCGAGGCTCAGGCTCGGGTGCCTCCCAGCGGTCGGGTAGCGGCCCTGAGGCTTCGGGCGGCCTGCACCGCTGGCTGCCTCCTGGCCTGGGCGGCAGCTCCAGCCGCTCCGAACGCTCGTCGCCCCAGCAGGATGGGCTGGACACGAGCGGCTCTACTGGCAGCCCTGGAGCTCCCACAGCAGCCCAGACTCTGGTACCCCTGCCCGCCGCAGACTGA
- the KEAP1 gene encoding kelch-like ECH-associated protein 1 — MQPEPRPSGAGAHTHFLPLSSQRPEGAGDTVMYASTECKAEVTPSQHGNRTFSYTLEDHTKQAFGIMNELRLSQQLCDVTLQVKYEDAPAAQFMAHKVVLASSSPVFKAMFTNGLREQGMEVVSIEGIHPKVMERLIEFAYTASISMGEKCVLHVMNGAVMYQIDSVVRACSDFLVQQLDPSNAIGIANFAEQIGCAELHQRAREYIYMHFGEVAKQEEFFNLSHCQLVTLISRDDLNVRCESEVFHACINWVKYDCEQRRFYVQALLRAVRCHSLTPHFLQMQLQKCEILQSDSRCKDYLAKIFQELTLHKPTQMMPCRAPKVGRLIYTAGGYFRQSLSYLEAYNPSDGTWLRLADLQVPRSGLAGCVVGGLLYAVGGRNNSPDGNTDSNALDCYNPMTNQWSPCASMSVPRNRIGVGVIDGHIYAVGGSHGCIHHNSVERYEPERDEWHLVAPMLTRRIGVGVAVLNRLLYAVGGFDGTNRLNSAECYYPERNEWRMITPMNTIRSGAGVCVLHNCIYAAGGYDGQDQLNSVERYDVETEMWTFVAPMKHRRSALGITVHQGKIYVLGGYDGHTFLDSVESYDPDTDTWNEVTRMTSGRSGVGVAVTMEPCRKQIDQQNCTC; from the exons ATGCAGCCGGAACCCAGGCCTAGCGGGGCTGGGGCCCACACTCATTTCCTGCCCCTGAGTTCACAGCGCCCCGAGGGGGCAGGGGACACGGTGATGTACGCCTCCACCGAGTGCAAGGCCGAGGTGACGCCCTCCCAGCATGGCAACCGCACCTTTAGCTACACGCTGGAGGACCACACGAAGCAGGCCTTTGGCATCATGAACGAACTGCGGCTCAGCCAGCAGCTATGTGATGTCACGCTGCAGGTCAAGTATGAGGATGCACCAGCTGCCCAGTTCATGGCCCACAAGGTGGTGCTGGCCTCATCCAGCCCCGTCTTCAAGGCCATGTTCACCAACGGGCTGCGGGAGCAAGGCATGGAGGTGGTGTCCATTGAGGGCATCCACCCCAAGGTCATGGAGCGCCTCATCGAGTTTGCCTACACAGCCTCCATCTCCATGGGTGAGAAGTGCGTGCTCCACGTCATGAATGGCGCCGTCATGTACCAGATCGACAGCGTCGTCCGTGCCTGCAGCGACTTCCTGGTGCAGCAGCTGGACCCCAGCAATGCCATTGGCATTGCCAACTTCGCCGAGCAGATTGGCTGTGCTGAGCTGCACCAGCGTGCCCGGGAGTACATCTACATGCACTTTGGGGAG GTGGCCAAGCAAGAGGAGTTCTTCAACCTGTCCCACTGCCAGCTGGTGACCCTCATCAGTCGGGACGACCTGAATGTGCGCTGCGAGTCCGAGGTCTTCCATGCCTGTATCAACTGGGTCAAGTACGACTGCGAGCAGCGGCGCTTCTACGTGCAGGCGCTGCTGCGGGCTGTGCGCTGCCACTCGCTCACGCCCCACTTCCTGCAGATGCAGCTGCAGAAGTGCGAGATCCTGCAGTCAGACTCCCGCTGCAAGGACTACCTGGCCAAGATCTTCCAGGAGCTCACCCTGCACAAGCCCACGCAGATGATGCCCTGCCGGGCCCCCAAGGTGGGCCGGCTTATCTACACTGCCGGCGGCTACTTCCGCCAGTCACTCAGCTACCTGGAGGCCTACAACCCCAGTGATGGCACCTGGCTCCGGCTGGCAGACCTGCAGGTGCCGCGCAGTGGCCTGGCGGGCTGTGTGGTGGGCGGGCTGCTGTATGCCGTGGGTGGCCGGAACAATTCACCAGACGGCAACACCGACTCCAACGCCCTGGACTGCTACAACCCCATGACCAACCAGTGGTCGCCCTGCGCTTCCATGAGCGTACCACGAAACCGAATCGGGGTCGGCGTCATCGATGGGCACATCTACGCCGTGGGCGGCTCCCACGGCTGCATCCACCACAACAGTGTGGAGAG ATATGAGCCGGAGCGGGATGAGTGGCACTTGGTGGCCCCAATGCTGACTCGAAGGATCGGGGTGGGAGTGGCTGTCCTCAACCGTCTGCTCTACGCGGTTGGTGGCTTCGACGGGACGAACCGCCTCAACTCAGCCGAGTGTTACTACCCAGAGAGAAACGAGTGGCGAATGATCACACCCATGAACACCATCCGAAgtggggcag GAGTCTGTGTCCTGCACAACTGCATCTATGCTGCGGGGGGCTACGATGGCCAGGACCAGCTGAACAGTGTGGAACGCTATGACGTGGAGACAGAAATGTGGACTTTTGTAGCCCCTATGAAGCATCGGCGAAGTGCCCTGGGAATTACTGTGCACCAGGGAAAAATCTACGTGCTCG GAGGCTATGACGGTCACACATTCTTGGACAGCGTGGAGAGTTACGACCCAGACACAGACACCTGGAATGAGGTGACCCGCATGACATCTGGCCGGAGCGGGGTCGGCGTCGCCGTCACCATGGAACCCTGCCGGAAGCAGATCGACCAGCAGAACTGTACCTGCTGA